In one Lolium rigidum isolate FL_2022 chromosome 3, APGP_CSIRO_Lrig_0.1, whole genome shotgun sequence genomic region, the following are encoded:
- the LOC124698257 gene encoding RGS1-HXK1-interacting protein 1-like, whose product MASPDSGRTPAQGAEDASASPWPLRKLQSFAPGLWSQCKAYEDVFVESAKVTISDALVLASEHQAEAVGCATVAGFIFLKGPRRFLYRNTLGRFKTEKDLLNDVEESMIEYKTSIQNLRKNSKYTLDKVVIGESDLQRGRTDLRSTGKQIQSVIGSIYKAESTAAGLMDRLRTIPTRQSLELRAEVASMASDLKKQRYVLEERVNQISEYGVRV is encoded by the exons ATGGCGTCACCGGACAGCGGCCGCACGCCGGCGCAAGGCGCGGAAGACGCATCCGCCTCCCCGTGGCCTCTCCGCAAGCTCCAG AGCTTTGCTCCAGGGCTGTGGTCACAATGCAAAGCCTACGAGGACGTGTTTGTGGAGAGCGCTAAAG TTACCATTTCGGATGCACTGGTTCTTGCAAGCGAGCATCAAGCGGAGGCAGTTGGATGTGCCACTGTCGCAGGGTTCATATTTTTGAAAG GCCCTCGGAGATTCTTATACCGCAATACCCTGGGTCGTTTTAAAACGGAGAAG GATTTACTGAATGATGTTGAAGAAAGTATGATCGAATATAAAACATCTATTCAGAACTTGAGAAAGAATTCCAAGTACACCCTTGACAAAGTAGTGATTGGTGAAAGTGATCTGCAGCGTGGACGAACTGATTTGAG ATCTACTGGTAAGCaaatccaatctgttataggttCAATTTACAAAGCAGAATCCACAGCTGCAG GTTTGATGGATCGACTAAGAACCATTCCTACCAGACAGTCTCTTGAATTGCGAGCAGAG GTGGCTTCCATGGCGTCTGATTTGAAAAAGCAGAGATATGTCCTGGAAGAAAGGGTGAACCAAATATCTGAATATGGTGTCCGGGTCTGA